ACTCACATGGTCTTTTAAATGGTTTGAAAATGGTATGTATTTCATCGCTAATGGCACTACAGAAAGACCATCACCTAAAGTTGAAAACCCTACTAAAGTTGATCCACAGTCTAATAAAACTGCTTTTTATCAAAACCTATATCGAAAAACAGACAGTATATTTCCATATAAAGGCAACATCCAAATCAGAATGCCTGCCGATACCATCAACAGTATTCTGGTACTAAAAGAAAACTTAGATTTCAGCATTCCAAATCAGTCGAGTGCTATTTATTTTGACAAATATACCGGCAAAGATATCGAAATCAGGCCTTATAAATCTTTCTCAAAAGGAGACAAACTAAAGCGTCTCATGTACCCAATCCATACGGGAAGCATTTATGGTTATCCAACCAAAATACTTGCTTTCATAGTATGTATTTTTGCTGTAACCTTGCCTGTTACAGGATTATTGATCTGGCTTGGGAAGAAAAAAAGGAAAAATTAATTTCTAATGATTTTAGAGATTATCAATTGAAACAAACAAAGCTTCGGAGTAATCTGAAGCTTTTATTTTTTATTTTGTTCAAATATATTATGCTACAATAAACCTTAAAATAAATTATATATTAGCAATGGCTTAAGTTCTTTTTCAATCAAAGTTTGCAACCTAATATAAAAACCACATGAGCAAAAAAACAATAATTTTAATAGGTTTCATTATTTTAAAATTTGTTTTACAGTATTCCCTGATTAATCCTGAATACGATTTACAGCGAGATGAATATTTACATCTGGATCAGGCAAATCATTTGGCATGGGGCTATTTATCAGTCCCTCCGGTAACATCGTGGTTTTCTTATATTATTCTATTACTTGGAAATTCTGTTTTTTGGGTGAAGTTCTTCCCTGCCCTGTTTGGAGCCCTGACACTTTTGATTGTCTGGAAAACCATCGCACTTTTAAAAGGAAATCTTTATGCTTTAATTCTTGGCTCTGTATGCGTTTTGTTTTCCTGTTTGCTGCGTTTAAATATGCTTTATCAGCCTAATTCTTTTGATATTTTATGCTGGACTGCGGTTTATTATATTTTAATACAATACCTGACTTCAGAAAATACAAAATGGCTATATTTTGGCGGAGTGATTTTCGCTTTGGGTTTACTGAATAAGTACAATATCCTGTTTTTATTGCTCGGATTAATTCCTGCTATTTTATTTTCTAAACAGAGAAAAATAGCTGTACAAAAAGAATTTTATTTTGCTTTGATTTTAGGGCTAATTTTAATATTGCCTAATCTTTATTGGCAATACAGCAATCATTTTCCAATTGTACATCATATGAAAGAGTTAAAAGAAACGCAATTAGTTCATGTTGATCTGGGTGATTTTCTAAAAGAACAGATTCTATTTTTCATTGGCGGATTATTCGTGATTTTAGCCGGACTTTATGCCGTTTTATTTTACAGACCTTTCAAAAAATATCAGTTCTTTTTCACATCATTTGTTTTCACTCTTTTAATTTTTATTTATTTCAAAGCAAAAGCGTATTACACCATTGGCTTGTATCCAATTTACCTTGCTTTTGGAGCTGTTTACATTTCGGAAATGATACATAATGGATGGAAACGTTATCTAAAACCTGTTTTTATCCTGATTCCGTTATTGCTTTTTATTCCGATTTATTATGTCGCTTTTCCCAATAAAAGTCCTGAATATATGGTTGCACATTCTGAGCCATACAAAAAACTGGGATTGCTTCGTTGGGAAGACGGAAAAGATCATCATTTGCCACAGGATTTTGCTGATATGCTTGGGTGGAAAGAATTGGCTGAAAAAACAGATTCTTTATATGCTTTGCTTCCAAATCAGAAAGAAACAATTATCCTTTGCGATAATTACGGACAGGCCGGAGCAATTAATTATTATACTAAAAAAGGAATCAAAGCGGTTTCTTTTAATGCTGATTATCTGAATTGGTTTGATCTTAGCATTAAATATAAAAACCTGATTCGCGTTAAGGATTTTGAAGAAAGCGACAAAGAAATGAAAGAAACGAGTCCGTATTTTGAATCAGTTACTATTGGCGGCCGGGTCACCAATCAATATGCCAGAGGATATGGTGCTACGATTTTTGTTTTCAGGAATGCAAAAGTTGATATCAACAAAAAATTAGAACAGGAAATCAAAGAAGAAAAAAACGATATCATAAATGATTAATTTTAAGGACATATCTTATTTACAAACCGGAAATCCTAAACAGCAAGCCGCATTTACTCTTTTAACCCATCATAAAATTTTGGAAAATCTTGCTGAATTTGATCCTGTTTTGGTTGGCACAATTCCCATAAATATTGATATTGAAAACAGCGATCTGGATATTCTCTGCCATTGGAAAAACAAAGCTGATTTTATCAAAAAGACAAAACAACTGTTCGGAAAAGAAAATCATTTTTCCATTCGGGAAGATAGTATTGATAACCCGAAATCTGTTATTGTTAACTTCATCATAAGTGGCTTTGAAATAGAAATCTTTGGTCAAAATATACCAACAGAACTTCAAAACGGCTACAGACACATGGTAATTGAACACCAAATTCTTAATTCAAAAGACGAAAACTTTCGATTGGAGATCATCAGACTAAAAGAAAAAGGCTTAAAAACCGAGCCTGCTTTTGGTTTGCTATTAGGCTTAAAAGGAAATATTTATGAAGCATTACTAGATTATAAAATCTGAGAAAAACATCTTTTTTTAAAATTTTAAAAAATAAAATCCTAAAATAAGTTGCATAACCGTATTTAGTATGTATCTTTGCACCCGAAACATCGCGGGATAGAGCAGTAGGCAGCTCGTCGGGCTCATAACCCGAAGGTCACAGGTTCGAGTCCTGTTCCCGCTACAAGACCGGACAAATGAGATATTGATTCATTTGTTCGGTTTTTTTTAATCAAATAACACCTTATTAATCAACAAGATAGACCTTGCAATAACATTAACTCGCGGGGTTCGATATGTAGTTCCATCAAAAACCAGTTTTTCAGGATATATCGAACTTATAACTTTCCGCTTAAGCTCTATGTCACCCTCTTTATAAACTCTTGATAGCTTGCTAACCATAACAATTGCTCCCTCAAGACTTTTCTTAATGTCAAGATTTTTGTGTTCCGACATAAAAGCTGATAGTTCCTCTTCTAAAGTTTCAATGCTTTTTTTACATTCCTCTTTGATCTCCTTGTAATCATCTGAATCTATTTTTTCGGAAAAAAGTAAATCTCTTGCCTTTGAAACCTTTGCATTATACCTGTCAATTTCCAACTTGATGGCTTCATGGAAAAACCGGTCAATTTGACCACCTAATTCCGGAGTAAATTGACCACCCGTTCCGGAGCAAACTGACCACCTAATTCCGGAGCAAATTGACCACCAAGTTTTGTGGTGAATTAAGTATTAAAAACTATTGATTTTTTCATGTTGTTAGAACCATACATTCGTTAAAAATTTACGGATTATGGCAAACAAAATAACAGACATGAGTAAAATTAGAAAAGTAATTAAATTCTATTGTAATGGAAAGAGTAAGTTATTTATAAGTAGCTACTTATCCCTTTCAAGAAATACGGTAAAGAAATATATTTCTTTATTTGAAGTTCTCGAATTAAGCTTTGAATTAATCGACCAAAAAACCGATGCAGAGCTGGAACTTTTATTCTCCCAGACTAGTGTAGAGGCCATTAGCCCGAGATTACAGACACTTTATGATTTTTTTCCTAAAATGGAACGTGAACTAAAAAAAGTTGGCGTTACCGTACAGCATATGTGGGAACAATATATTGCTGTAAATCCTGATGGTTATCGAACTTCACAATTTCATTATCATTACAATATATGGGGCAAACGAGTTAATCCGGTCATGCATATGAACCATAAGGCTGGTGATAAAATGTATGTTGATTATGCCGGAAAGACACTCTCAATTATTGATATAGATACTGGAGAAGTCAAAGAAGTACAATTTTTTGTAGCAATATTGGGCGCTAGCCAATACACGTATGCTGAAGCTTCCATGAGCCAGCAAAAGGAATACTTTGTTGACTCGGTAGAAAATGCCATGCGCTTTTTTGAAGGCACTCCTGTCGCCATTGTTCCAGATAATTTAAAATCTGCCGTAATAAAAAGCAGTCGTTTTGAACCGACAATCAATGAAACCCTGGCTGATTTAGCAGAACATTACGAAACCACAATTTTACCTGCCAGAGCTTACAGACCCAGAGACAAATCATTAGTTGAAGGAGCTGTTAAGATATTATATCGAAGGATTTATGTAACCATAAAAGAAACTAAGTTCTTTTCTCTGGAAGAATTAAACCAGCAGATCTGGGATTTACTTGACTCTCACAATAACAGAAAACTAACAGGACGCCCTTATTCCCGTTTTGAATTATTTTTAGAAGACGAGAAAGAAAAACTGCGTCCACTCCCACAAGATCGTTTTGAAATTAAATACCAGTC
The Flavobacterium flavigenum genome window above contains:
- a CDS encoding ArnT family glycosyltransferase, with amino-acid sequence MSKKTIILIGFIILKFVLQYSLINPEYDLQRDEYLHLDQANHLAWGYLSVPPVTSWFSYIILLLGNSVFWVKFFPALFGALTLLIVWKTIALLKGNLYALILGSVCVLFSCLLRLNMLYQPNSFDILCWTAVYYILIQYLTSENTKWLYFGGVIFALGLLNKYNILFLLLGLIPAILFSKQRKIAVQKEFYFALILGLILILPNLYWQYSNHFPIVHHMKELKETQLVHVDLGDFLKEQILFFIGGLFVILAGLYAVLFYRPFKKYQFFFTSFVFTLLIFIYFKAKAYYTIGLYPIYLAFGAVYISEMIHNGWKRYLKPVFILIPLLLFIPIYYVAFPNKSPEYMVAHSEPYKKLGLLRWEDGKDHHLPQDFADMLGWKELAEKTDSLYALLPNQKETIILCDNYGQAGAINYYTKKGIKAVSFNADYLNWFDLSIKYKNLIRVKDFEESDKEMKETSPYFESVTIGGRVTNQYARGYGATIFVFRNAKVDINKKLEQEIKEEKNDIIND
- a CDS encoding DUF4269 domain-containing protein; this encodes MINFKDISYLQTGNPKQQAAFTLLTHHKILENLAEFDPVLVGTIPINIDIENSDLDILCHWKNKADFIKKTKQLFGKENHFSIREDSIDNPKSVIVNFIISGFEIEIFGQNIPTELQNGYRHMVIEHQILNSKDENFRLEIIRLKEKGLKTEPAFGLLLGLKGNIYEALLDYKI
- the istA gene encoding IS21 family transposase; its protein translation is MANKITDMSKIRKVIKFYCNGKSKLFISSYLSLSRNTVKKYISLFEVLELSFELIDQKTDAELELLFSQTSVEAISPRLQTLYDFFPKMERELKKVGVTVQHMWEQYIAVNPDGYRTSQFHYHYNIWGKRVNPVMHMNHKAGDKMYVDYAGKTLSIIDIDTGEVKEVQFFVAILGASQYTYAEASMSQQKEYFVDSVENAMRFFEGTPVAIVPDNLKSAVIKSSRFEPTINETLADLAEHYETTILPARAYRPRDKSLVEGAVKILYRRIYVTIKETKFFSLEELNQQIWDLLDSHNNRKLTGRPYSRFELFLEDEKEKLRPLPQDRFEIKYQSFATVMQNGHVQLSQDKNYYSVPYQYVKKKAKLLYTKSTVEIYYKYNRIAVHPRNYKPYVYTTTPEHLASTHQFVAQWSAARFIEWANNIDESVGEYIMQIIESRNHPEQAYKSCLGILNFEKKVGRQRLINACRRALDFKIYNFKTIQNILENNLDHIDFDQEPEQELPDHSNIRGKHYYN